A single window of Methylacidimicrobium sp. AP8 DNA harbors:
- a CDS encoding TPM domain-containing protein, protein MDWRETLGRFFRHWRAGTRFGHRPFPPGALERIEAAVTQAEQRYDGEICFVVEYALDWPRLWRGMTAAERARELFAQLGVWDTEKNNGVLLYVLVPDRSIEIVADRAIHQAVGEAEWKAICARMEAEFRKGRFLEGSLEAIRTVADHLGRHFPRREGKSNELPDPPTVLDRGNPVAEGEGGY, encoded by the coding sequence ATGGACTGGAGGGAAACCCTGGGCCGGTTCTTCCGCCACTGGCGCGCGGGCACGCGCTTCGGCCACCGGCCCTTCCCGCCGGGCGCCCTCGAGCGGATCGAGGCGGCCGTCACGCAAGCGGAGCAGCGCTACGACGGGGAAATCTGCTTTGTCGTGGAATACGCGCTCGACTGGCCGAGGCTCTGGCGCGGGATGACCGCGGCCGAGCGGGCCCGCGAGCTCTTCGCGCAGCTCGGCGTCTGGGACACCGAAAAGAACAACGGGGTGCTTCTCTACGTCCTGGTTCCCGACCGGAGCATCGAGATCGTCGCCGACCGGGCGATCCACCAGGCCGTCGGGGAGGCCGAGTGGAAGGCGATCTGCGCCCGGATGGAGGCGGAGTTCCGGAAGGGCCGATTTCTGGAAGGAAGCCTCGAGGCGATCCGCACCGTGGCGGACCATCTCGGCCGCCATTTCCCCAGGCGCGAGGGGAAGAGCAACGAGCTTCCCGACCCTCCTACCGTCCTCGATCGGGGCAATCCCGTAGCCGAGGGGGAGGGGGGATACTAG
- a CDS encoding methyltransferase encodes MSSSFYETERALAQYMILHYGAPEWQLPSGAPPELADFPVRCVQEGFRWEELPPDPTALELGCAVGRSCFELSRRCRRVLGVDRSATFIRAALRLQAEGSLRCPVPGEGEEASEQRFSLPPRVRPERVVFAVGDALSAGRDEPFDLLLAANLLDRLADPAAFLDRLPSLVRPGGQLLLTSPYSWLPEYTPRERWLVPGSKRVASLLERRFTLLRRWELPLVLREHPRKFQWCLPEATLWRRNWD; translated from the coding sequence ATGAGCTCCTCCTTTTACGAAACGGAGCGGGCCCTCGCGCAATACATGATCCTCCACTACGGGGCGCCCGAGTGGCAGCTGCCGAGCGGCGCCCCGCCGGAGCTGGCCGACTTCCCCGTCCGCTGCGTGCAGGAGGGTTTCCGCTGGGAGGAGCTCCCCCCCGATCCTACCGCCCTCGAGCTCGGCTGCGCGGTCGGGCGCTCCTGCTTCGAGCTCTCCCGGCGCTGCCGCCGCGTCCTCGGGGTCGACCGTTCCGCAACCTTCATCCGGGCCGCACTCCGCCTCCAGGCGGAGGGGTCGCTCCGCTGCCCGGTCCCCGGGGAAGGAGAAGAGGCTTCCGAGCAGCGCTTCTCCCTTCCGCCACGCGTCCGCCCGGAACGGGTGGTTTTTGCGGTCGGCGACGCCCTGTCGGCCGGCCGGGACGAGCCGTTCGATCTTCTCCTCGCCGCCAACCTCCTCGACCGGCTTGCCGATCCGGCGGCCTTCCTCGACCGGCTTCCTTCCCTCGTCCGCCCCGGCGGACAGCTTCTCCTCACCTCCCCCTACAGCTGGCTCCCGGAATACACGCCGCGGGAACGTTGGCTTGTTCCAGGCTCCAAACGGGTCGCCTCGCTGCTGGAGAGGAGGTTCACCCTCCTGCGCCGGTGGGAGCTGCCGCTTGTTCTCCGCGAGCATCCCCGGAAGTTCCAGTGGTGCCTCCCGGAGGCCACGCTCTGGCGCAGGAACTGGGACTAG
- a CDS encoding IS3 family transposase produces MHHSDRGVQYASGEFNALLHSCGAVASMSRKGQCYDNAMMESFWATLKTECFGCFLPKTKQEAKIMIFDYIECFYNRRRLHSGLHYQSPLDFENNLANLNN; encoded by the coding sequence TTGCACCATTCCGATCGCGGCGTCCAGTATGCCAGCGGAGAGTTCAACGCGCTACTGCACTCCTGCGGTGCCGTCGCCTCCATGAGCCGCAAGGGACAGTGTTATGACAATGCCATGATGGAATCCTTCTGGGCCACGCTCAAAACCGAGTGCTTCGGCTGCTTCCTCCCGAAAACAAAACAAGAGGCCAAGATCATGATCTTCGATTACATCGAATGCTTCTACAACCGCCGCCGCCTTCATAGCGGCCTCCATTACCAATCCCCGCTGGACTTCGAAAATAATCTCGCTAACCTAAACAACTAA
- a CDS encoding IS3 family transposase, with the protein MKQRGGDYCLTELAEALEVSRSGFHAHRHKDRGSRLQRDKQLLAAIHPVFLESRRSYGSPRITWALRKAGEPCGKNRVARLMRELGLRAKQKRRFRPQTTDSAHRLPVADNWLARMPAPDRPNQIWIGDITSILTAEGWLSLSAILDGGSRRSVGWHAEDSLSTSLVTRAWKKA; encoded by the coding sequence ATGAAACAGCGAGGAGGCGATTATTGCCTCACCGAATTGGCCGAAGCTCTGGAGGTTTCCCGGAGCGGCTTCCATGCTCACCGGCACAAGGACCGGGGAAGCCGTCTACAACGGGACAAGCAACTGCTTGCGGCCATCCATCCAGTTTTCCTGGAAAGCCGGAGAAGCTATGGCAGCCCGCGCATCACCTGGGCACTGCGTAAGGCCGGAGAGCCTTGCGGCAAAAATCGGGTGGCCCGCTTAATGCGGGAGCTCGGTCTGCGCGCGAAACAAAAACGCCGCTTCCGTCCCCAAACCACCGATAGCGCCCATCGCCTTCCGGTCGCCGACAACTGGCTGGCCCGGATGCCCGCGCCGGATCGCCCCAACCAGATCTGGATCGGTGACATCACCTCCATCCTCACCGCCGAGGGCTGGCTTTCTCTTTCCGCCATCCTCGATGGTGGTTCCCGCCGGTCTGTCGGCTGGCATGCCGAGGACTCGCTCTCTACCTCTTTGGTGACAAGAGCCTGGAAGAAGGCCTGA
- a CDS encoding ISL3 family transposase → MDANKLFGMALQLGPEWKVTRSELSAVDHTLKIWLDFREGHRFPCPECGRPSPAHDTVEKRWRHMNFWQYKTELVARVPRVDCPEHGVRLAEVPWARPGSGFTLMMEAVILMLSQEMPVSQVAKMLKEQDTRLWRILEHYVEKAYRKEDWSGVKRILVDETSSKRGHRYVTAVTDAESRKLLFLAEGKGKEALEAFAKEMREHGASSEQIELICMDMSPSYICGAKEHFPKAQIVFDRFHLMQMAGEAVDQVRKEFVRQGLLPKGSLWALRGNEWTRSREQKSLRASLCAAYPRLGRAIGLREALQEILAQEDPQELRWWFQWADRSRLAPFRKLSKTIKDHLDGVLAFLQSRVTNGLIEAINGLIQLAKRMARGFRSFRCLRIAAFLKAGKLRLDIPALAT, encoded by the coding sequence ATGGATGCGAACAAGCTTTTTGGGATGGCCTTACAGTTGGGTCCGGAATGGAAGGTGACTCGAAGCGAACTGTCTGCGGTGGATCACACCTTGAAGATCTGGCTCGATTTTCGCGAGGGCCATCGGTTCCCCTGTCCGGAATGCGGGCGTCCTTCTCCTGCGCACGACACGGTGGAGAAGCGGTGGAGGCACATGAACTTCTGGCAGTACAAGACCGAGCTGGTGGCGCGGGTTCCTCGGGTGGACTGTCCGGAGCACGGAGTGCGGTTGGCGGAAGTTCCCTGGGCCAGACCGGGGAGCGGGTTTACCTTGATGATGGAGGCGGTCATCCTGATGCTTTCCCAGGAGATGCCGGTTTCCCAGGTGGCCAAGATGCTCAAGGAGCAGGACACCCGGCTGTGGAGAATCTTGGAGCATTACGTGGAAAAGGCCTATCGGAAGGAGGATTGGAGCGGGGTGAAGCGGATCTTGGTCGACGAGACCAGCAGCAAGCGGGGTCACCGCTACGTGACCGCCGTTACCGACGCGGAGAGCCGGAAGCTCCTCTTCCTGGCGGAAGGCAAAGGGAAGGAGGCCTTGGAGGCATTTGCCAAGGAGATGCGCGAGCATGGAGCGAGTTCCGAGCAGATCGAGCTAATCTGCATGGACATGAGCCCTTCCTACATTTGCGGAGCCAAGGAGCACTTCCCCAAGGCGCAGATCGTCTTTGACCGCTTCCACCTCATGCAGATGGCGGGAGAGGCGGTCGACCAAGTACGCAAGGAGTTCGTGCGTCAGGGGCTGCTGCCGAAGGGAAGCCTCTGGGCGCTGCGAGGCAACGAATGGACGCGAAGCAGGGAGCAGAAGAGTCTGCGTGCTTCCCTTTGTGCAGCCTACCCCCGACTGGGAAGAGCCATTGGGTTGCGGGAGGCTCTGCAAGAGATCCTCGCCCAAGAGGATCCCCAAGAGCTCCGCTGGTGGTTCCAGTGGGCCGACCGCAGCCGGCTTGCTCCCTTCCGAAAGCTTTCCAAGACGATCAAAGACCATCTGGACGGCGTCCTTGCTTTCCTCCAGAGCCGGGTGACCAATGGTCTCATCGAGGCGATCAACGGACTCATCCAGCTTGCCAAAAGGATGGCCAGAGGCTTCCGAAGCTTTCGGTGCTTACGGATCGCCGCTTTCCTCAAAGCCGGAAAGCTGAGGTTGGATATTCCCGCCTTGGCCACATGA
- a CDS encoding transposase, producing the protein MNNGKSSSKFARRYDRECKENAVALVRGGRSIHEVARDLGVSHWSLNLWVKEDQGGRAFSDPKTLAAESPEQRELRRLRQENDYLRPQRDILQKALGRPRCLPAICGDAKNDQRLLGSSLNGMGGGGRFAIEGWQETVFLPSVFDGF; encoded by the coding sequence ATGAACAACGGAAAGAGCAGCAGCAAGTTCGCGCGGCGTTATGACCGCGAGTGTAAAGAGAATGCGGTGGCCCTGGTGCGAGGGGGGCGTTCGATTCACGAGGTAGCTCGCGATCTGGGCGTTTCCCATTGGTCGCTGAATCTGTGGGTCAAGGAAGACCAAGGCGGTCGGGCTTTCAGCGATCCCAAGACGTTGGCGGCCGAATCGCCCGAGCAGCGCGAGCTGCGGAGGTTGCGCCAGGAAAACGACTATCTGCGCCCTCAGCGCGACATTTTACAAAAAGCATTGGGTCGGCCGAGATGCCTGCCAGCGATATGCGGTGATGCAAAAAATGACCAAAGATTATTGGGCTCTTCGCTGAATGGAATGGGCGGAGGAGGCAGATTTGCCATTGAGGGATGGCAAGAAACGGTGTTCTTGCCATCCGTCTTCGACGGATTTTGA
- a CDS encoding DUF302 domain-containing protein, translated as MKTSHGFGKEVATSFEETVPKVVEALRKEGFGILCEIDVAATLRSKLGKEMPPYRIEVSSILRTGALGVRKENSK; from the coding sequence ATGAAGACCTCGCATGGATTTGGGAAGGAAGTGGCCACCTCGTTCGAGGAAACCGTCCCCAAGGTGGTAGAGGCTCTGCGCAAGGAGGGATTTGGCATCCTCTGCGAAATCGATGTGGCGGCGACCCTCAGGAGCAAGTTGGGCAAGGAGATGCCCCCGTATCGCATTGAAGTTTCTTCGATTTTGCGGACAGGGGCTTTGGGGGTTAGAAAGGAAAACTCCAAATGA
- a CDS encoding TonB-dependent receptor domain-containing protein, translating to MSAEELLDTIHAWRWPAARSFCLLFLAFLLSMQETRANDPGIPKVNDSLSGPQESTGEPIALGGGPDSWDAAPTASTGPSSVYGARPPGSDLADIQPLLAANSPSPSASSGAESEPSAPDSNGGAIQMPTTEVTAGPDNPLLDAPTDLVPGASQAPTQEQIFRSGATTRVIDKNMAASAGPVAGAAQVLQFSPGVNVNGYGNTGATKYTVSINGIGNGWSGFGGYTGGASIMMTLDGVPMNNVSTGLWQSPSVPIMQMISSTTVTYGPATAAGRWYDNVGGMVEFTPIQPTEHSGADLNIIYGSFNQKLLTADYRTGNIHGWSTVISGGVGDGNNFRMSPDGFRSPSYQYAAYVKTIKNFNHGDISFGAWYADAGGYRPTIIPVGANPYVTVNGQSASGMPIAGTPYSQATSGYYSNLNYDTWRKFDSQSTQIAYAKQNIYLDDDKKTTLHNMLFYNGSNRIHSRYYNFFENAANAYEYNNPSESDFGDQIGLTKILPYNTVDVGGYYISSTYNSRNAFYNPNYFLPGTTIPGGELTPNNLYRNDYWDQTDIAVYLQDTIEPIKALQIVPSIRYDVFTTAYSMNAQEQFPLAFQYNPGNNQGKLPNATRHLGGLEPSILLNLEVTRWLALYGSYSETYETDTVGGGGGIFQAIPASYYGLSLAQYAIAGAKTHFEKLPGLNNMLFGANYFWLRFAEQAIDMVNFVGKPITGLGTSIYQGADFFLDDNPIGTFHLYMNGAVENATYRSYVVNSSPTQKINYDGRHIPYVPSVMLTGGIYQIQQIGKVSLRLSLWFIFNGEQYVFNNEIGAPSNQTMPQYYTLNASINAAVPMRLFERERMINFNLTLMNITDLNYNGYEYITSGGYYGTAGNANVPSAYQSGYMLGYPGAPFTLYGSIGASF from the coding sequence ATGAGTGCCGAAGAGTTGTTGGATACGATTCATGCTTGGAGATGGCCCGCTGCCCGATCCTTCTGCCTGCTCTTCCTCGCTTTTCTGCTGAGCATGCAAGAGACGCGAGCCAACGACCCCGGAATCCCGAAAGTGAACGACAGCCTCTCGGGACCGCAGGAAAGCACAGGCGAACCCATCGCTCTGGGCGGGGGTCCGGACTCCTGGGATGCCGCTCCGACTGCCTCCACCGGGCCCTCCTCCGTCTACGGCGCCAGACCTCCCGGATCGGATCTAGCCGATATTCAGCCTCTTCTCGCCGCCAACTCCCCCAGCCCGAGCGCCTCCTCCGGAGCAGAGAGCGAACCGAGCGCGCCGGACAGCAACGGCGGCGCCATCCAGATGCCCACCACCGAAGTTACGGCGGGCCCCGACAACCCTCTTCTCGACGCGCCCACCGACCTCGTGCCGGGAGCATCGCAAGCGCCGACCCAGGAACAGATCTTCCGGTCCGGGGCAACCACCCGCGTGATCGACAAGAACATGGCGGCCAGCGCCGGTCCGGTGGCCGGCGCGGCCCAGGTGCTCCAGTTTTCACCGGGCGTGAACGTCAACGGCTACGGAAACACCGGGGCCACCAAGTACACCGTCTCGATCAATGGAATCGGGAACGGCTGGAGCGGCTTCGGGGGGTATACGGGCGGGGCCTCGATCATGATGACGCTCGACGGGGTGCCGATGAACAATGTTTCGACCGGCCTCTGGCAGTCGCCGTCGGTCCCGATCATGCAGATGATCTCGAGCACCACCGTCACCTACGGCCCGGCAACGGCGGCCGGCCGCTGGTATGACAATGTCGGCGGCATGGTGGAGTTCACCCCGATCCAGCCGACCGAGCATTCGGGCGCCGATCTCAACATCATCTACGGAAGCTTCAACCAGAAGTTGCTGACCGCCGACTACCGGACCGGAAACATCCACGGCTGGTCGACGGTGATCTCCGGTGGAGTCGGCGACGGAAACAACTTCCGGATGTCCCCGGACGGATTCCGAAGCCCGAGCTACCAGTACGCGGCCTACGTAAAGACGATCAAGAACTTCAACCATGGCGACATCAGCTTCGGTGCCTGGTATGCGGATGCGGGCGGCTACCGGCCCACCATTATTCCCGTCGGCGCCAACCCCTACGTGACGGTCAACGGCCAGAGCGCGAGCGGCATGCCGATTGCCGGAACCCCCTACAGCCAGGCGACCAGCGGCTACTATAGCAATCTCAACTACGATACTTGGCGCAAGTTCGACAGCCAATCGACCCAAATCGCCTATGCCAAGCAGAACATCTACCTCGACGACGACAAGAAGACGACCCTTCACAACATGCTTTTCTACAACGGTTCCAACCGTATCCACAGCCGTTATTACAACTTCTTCGAAAATGCCGCCAACGCGTATGAGTACAACAATCCGTCCGAATCGGACTTCGGGGACCAGATCGGATTGACCAAGATCCTCCCCTACAACACGGTCGACGTCGGAGGATATTACATCTCCTCGACCTACAACAGCCGCAATGCCTTCTACAATCCGAACTACTTCCTTCCCGGAACGACGATTCCCGGCGGGGAGCTGACCCCGAACAACCTCTATCGGAACGATTACTGGGACCAGACCGATATCGCGGTCTATCTCCAGGATACGATCGAGCCGATCAAGGCGCTTCAGATCGTTCCAAGCATCCGCTACGACGTCTTCACGACTGCTTATTCGATGAACGCCCAGGAGCAGTTCCCGTTGGCGTTTCAATACAACCCCGGAAACAATCAAGGAAAGTTGCCGAACGCCACACGCCACCTCGGCGGCCTTGAGCCTTCGATTCTTCTCAACCTGGAGGTGACTCGTTGGCTTGCCCTTTACGGCAGCTACTCGGAAACTTACGAGACCGACACGGTCGGAGGCGGGGGCGGTATCTTTCAAGCCATTCCCGCCTCCTACTACGGGCTGTCGCTGGCGCAGTACGCGATTGCGGGCGCCAAGACTCATTTCGAGAAGCTGCCCGGACTCAACAATATGCTTTTCGGCGCCAACTACTTCTGGCTTCGATTCGCCGAACAGGCGATCGACATGGTCAACTTCGTCGGTAAGCCGATCACCGGGCTCGGGACCTCGATCTACCAGGGAGCGGACTTCTTCCTCGATGACAACCCGATCGGCACCTTTCACCTCTACATGAATGGTGCGGTCGAGAACGCCACCTACAGGAGCTACGTCGTGAATTCGAGCCCCACGCAGAAAATTAACTACGATGGCCGCCATATCCCCTATGTGCCCAGCGTCATGCTCACCGGAGGCATCTATCAGATCCAGCAGATCGGCAAGGTCTCCCTGCGCCTCAGCCTCTGGTTCATCTTCAACGGGGAGCAGTACGTCTTCAACAACGAGATCGGGGCGCCGAGCAATCAGACGATGCCCCAGTATTACACCCTCAACGCCTCGATCAACGCGGCGGTCCCGATGCGCCTCTTCGAGCGGGAGAGGATGATCAACTTCAACCTGACCCTGATGAACATCACCGACCTCAACTACAACGGCTACGAATACATCACCAGCGGCGGCTACTACGGGACCGCGGGAAACGCCAACGTGCCCTCTGCCTATCAGTCGGGCTACATGCTCGGCTATCCGGGAGCACCCTTCACGCTCTACGGGAGCATCGGTGCCAGCTTTTGA
- a CDS encoding ISL3 family transposase has protein sequence MDANKLFGMALQLGPEWKVTRSELSAVDHTLKIWLDFREGHRFPCPECGRPSPAHDTVEKRWRHMNFWQYKTELVARVPRVDCPEHGVRLAEVPWARPGSGFTLMMEAVILMLSQEMPVSQVAKMLKEQDTRLWRILEHYVEKAYRKEDWSGVKRILVDETSSKRGHRYVTAVTDAESRKLLFLAEGKGKEALEAFAKEMREHGASPEQIELICMDMSPSYICGAKEHFPKAQIVFDRFHLMQMAGEAVDQVRKEFVRQGLLPKGSLWALRGNEWTRSEGQKSLRASLCAAYPRLGRAIGLREALQEILGQEDPQELRWWLQWADRSRLAPFRRLSKTLKEHLDGVLAFFQSRVTNGLIEAINGLIQLAKRMARGFRSFRCLRIAAFLKAGKLRLDVPALAT, from the coding sequence ATGGATGCGAACAAGCTTTTTGGGATGGCCTTACAGTTGGGTCCGGAATGGAAGGTGACTCGAAGCGAACTGTCTGCGGTGGATCACACCTTGAAGATCTGGCTCGATTTTCGCGAGGGCCATCGGTTCCCCTGTCCGGAATGCGGGCGTCCTTCTCCTGCGCACGACACGGTGGAGAAGCGGTGGAGGCACATGAACTTCTGGCAGTACAAGACCGAGCTGGTGGCGCGGGTTCCTCGGGTGGACTGTCCGGAGCACGGAGTGCGGTTGGCGGAAGTTCCCTGGGCCAGACCGGGGAGCGGGTTTACCCTGATGATGGAGGCGGTCATCCTGATGCTTTCCCAGGAGATGCCGGTTTCCCAGGTGGCCAAGATGCTCAAGGAGCAGGACACCCGGCTGTGGAGAATCTTGGAGCATTACGTGGAAAAGGCCTATCGGAAGGAGGATTGGAGCGGGGTGAAGCGGATCTTGGTCGACGAGACCAGCAGCAAGCGGGGTCACCGCTACGTGACCGCCGTTACCGACGCGGAGAGCCGGAAGCTCCTCTTCCTGGCGGAAGGCAAAGGGAAGGAGGCCTTGGAGGCATTTGCCAAGGAGATGCGCGAGCATGGAGCGAGTCCCGAGCAGATCGAGCTAATCTGCATGGACATGAGCCCTTCCTACATTTGCGGAGCCAAGGAGCACTTCCCCAAGGCGCAGATCGTCTTTGACCGCTTCCACCTCATGCAGATGGCGGGGGAGGCGGTCGACCAGGTGCGTAAGGAGTTCGTGCGTCAGGGGCTGCTGCCGAAGGGAAGCCTCTGGGCACTGCGAGGCAACGAATGGACGCGAAGCGAGGGGCAGAAGAGTCTGCGCGCTTCCCTTTGCGCCGCCTACCCCCGACTGGGAAGAGCCATTGGGCTCCGGGAGGCTCTGCAAGAGATCCTCGGCCAGGAGGATCCCCAAGAGCTCCGCTGGTGGCTACAGTGGGCCGATCGCAGCCGGCTTGCTCCCTTCCGAAGGCTTTCCAAGACGCTCAAAGAGCACCTGGACGGCGTCCTTGCTTTCTTCCAGAGCCGGGTGACCAATGGTCTCATCGAGGCGATCAACGGACTCATCCAGCTTGCCAAAAGGATGGCGAGAGGGTTTCGAAGCTTCCGGTGCTTGCGGATCGCCGCTTTCCTCAAAGCCGGAAAGCTGAGGTTGGATGTTCCCGCCTTGGCCACATGA
- a CDS encoding IS481 family transposase: MRITLHKNATTTPAIRTAIQRAKGSDYELARQFRVTRETIRRWRKRDFVEDASHTPHHLPTTLNPGQEELVIYLRTQLRLPLDDLLAVIREFIEPSMTRSALGRLLRRRGHSRLPQPEKPANPTQPFKVYLPGYFHVDLKYLPQMADETSRRYVFVAIDRATRWVFLAVKRAKTPAAARSFLQALAKAAPVKIRTILTDNGKEFTDRVFGQAAKDATGAHEFDALCQALGIEHRLTKPKSPRTNGMVERFNGRLAQILRTHHFQSSLDLKTTLHRYAWLYNEHHPQKSLNHQTPLQALKTWQQSHPHLFQKAVRNHAGPDTKAGSARHIARSSRRRWEWKRSGG; the protein is encoded by the coding sequence ATGAGAATCACCCTGCACAAAAATGCGACGACTACGCCGGCGATCCGCACGGCGATTCAACGGGCGAAGGGCAGCGATTACGAGTTGGCGAGGCAGTTTCGCGTGACTCGGGAGACGATTCGTCGGTGGCGGAAGCGGGATTTTGTCGAGGATGCCAGCCACACCCCGCATCATCTTCCGACGACACTCAATCCGGGACAGGAAGAGCTGGTGATCTACTTGCGCACGCAGCTCCGGCTGCCGCTGGACGATCTGCTGGCCGTCATCCGCGAATTTATCGAACCCTCCATGACCCGCTCGGCCTTGGGCCGGCTCCTGCGGCGCCGAGGCCACTCCCGGCTGCCTCAACCGGAAAAACCGGCCAATCCCACTCAACCCTTTAAAGTTTACCTGCCGGGCTACTTTCATGTGGACCTCAAATACCTGCCCCAGATGGCCGACGAGACGTCTCGCCGTTATGTCTTCGTCGCCATCGATCGAGCCACCCGTTGGGTCTTCTTGGCGGTCAAGCGTGCAAAGACCCCAGCGGCCGCCCGCAGCTTTCTCCAGGCGCTGGCCAAGGCGGCACCCGTGAAAATCCGAACCATCCTCACCGATAACGGCAAGGAGTTCACCGATCGCGTCTTCGGCCAAGCAGCCAAGGATGCTACCGGAGCCCATGAGTTCGACGCGCTCTGCCAAGCATTGGGAATCGAGCACCGCCTGACCAAGCCAAAGTCGCCTCGCACCAATGGCATGGTGGAGCGCTTCAACGGAAGACTGGCGCAGATCCTCCGTACTCATCACTTCCAAAGCTCCCTCGACCTGAAAACCACGCTCCACCGCTACGCCTGGCTCTACAACGAACACCACCCTCAAAAATCGCTCAATCACCAAACCCCACTTCAGGCCCTAAAAACATGGCAACAATCCCATCCGCATCTCTTCCAAAAAGCAGTACGCAATCATGCGGGACCTGACACGAAGGCAGGAAGCGCAAGGCACATAGCGCGGAGTTCAAGGCGAAGGTGGGAATGGAAGCGATCCGGGGGTTGA